In Micrococcus luteus NCTC 2665, a single window of DNA contains:
- a CDS encoding C40 family peptidase, whose amino-acid sequence MSVTSPHAAARPAPRTAAASVALALGAAALTGVGTVSVAETAQAAETTYTVRSGDGWWIIAQRTGVSMSTLQSLNGMTAATVLHPGMVLKTSGTATPAPAPAPSTSGSTYTVLAGDGWWIISYRAGVSASVLQSINGMSSSTMLHPGMVLKTTSVSTSSAPAVAPAPAPASKQAAVDYVRAAVRNPSSYYVWGGNGPSGFDCSGLTQQAMAQAGISIPRRAGDQYLAAKSYVPISQAQPGDLVFYANQSTGRIYHVAMYMGGGQLAHALNEDAGLVFTSTTIMKSDMLAVAARY is encoded by the coding sequence ATGTCTGTGACCTCCCCGCACGCCGCCGCGCGTCCCGCCCCCCGCACCGCCGCCGCCTCCGTGGCGCTCGCCCTGGGCGCCGCCGCCCTGACTGGCGTCGGCACCGTGTCCGTCGCCGAGACCGCCCAGGCCGCCGAGACCACCTACACCGTCCGCTCCGGCGACGGCTGGTGGATCATCGCCCAGCGCACCGGCGTCTCCATGTCCACGCTGCAGTCGCTCAACGGCATGACCGCCGCGACCGTGCTGCACCCCGGCATGGTCCTCAAGACCTCCGGCACCGCCACCCCGGCCCCGGCCCCGGCGCCGTCCACCTCGGGCTCGACCTACACCGTGCTGGCCGGCGACGGCTGGTGGATCATCTCCTACCGCGCGGGCGTGTCCGCCTCCGTCCTGCAGTCCATCAACGGCATGAGCTCCTCAACCATGCTCCACCCGGGAATGGTCCTGAAGACCACCTCGGTCTCCACCTCCAGCGCCCCCGCCGTCGCCCCTGCGCCGGCGCCCGCGTCCAAGCAGGCCGCCGTCGACTACGTGCGCGCCGCCGTCCGGAACCCGTCCTCCTACTACGTGTGGGGCGGCAACGGCCCCTCCGGCTTCGACTGCTCCGGCCTCACCCAGCAGGCCATGGCCCAGGCCGGCATCTCCATCCCGCGCCGCGCCGGCGACCAGTACCTCGCCGCGAAGTCCTACGTGCCGATCTCCCAGGCCCAGCCCGGCGACCTCGTGTTCTACGCGAACCAGTCCACCGGCCGCATCTACCACGTGGCCATGTACATGGGCGGCGGCCAGCTTGCCCACGCCCTCAACGAGGACGCGGGCCTGGTGTTCACCTCCACGACGATCATGAAGTCCGACATGCTCGCGGTGGCCGCCCGCTACTGA